The genomic stretch cttttcctagttAGACTAAGCTAACGTATGAACCAATCATACTGTTGGTGAAGGGTTTGTTAGCAAAAGAAAGActctgagaaaaaaagaaacgaaaaccTCCTCGCCTCTTGCTTTGAGTCGAAATAGCATCATGCACCGGCTAAAGTTGTCAATTCAATGTCAGCTTATGtaaatattataattatatGACGAAGTCATGGGTACTattcaaaagtcaaaatgtTATTTGTAGGTGAAATGAGATTTCACCTAAAGCTATCCAATTTTGGCCAAGCCGGGAGCATGCTCCACTGGCAAACACTTTGGCTTTAACAACATATTTTAAAAAgacagcagaagaagaagaagacgaataGTGACATGGCATTATTCTCCGCCTATCCTTCCTTCTTTATGTGCGGCTCTTGCCAAGCGGCCCTCCGCTCTTGATCCACATCCACCACTCGAGTCGGCTTTGCTGCTCCACTCATTAaacataattttaaaatataacgTAGTTTTCATGCACACTCGTGCGAGATATTAATGCGATATTTATCGACGTATTAACTGAATAGAAATTAAGTACATAAATATTGTGTCAACGTATTAAGAGATCAAGTAAAATTATCCCATCAACTTAATAAATCTACCAAAACCAGACTCGTGCAGTAACTTTTCTCCTGGCCGAGATCACGCGGTTCATAATGAACGCACCACCTCTCTAAAATGAAGGAAAACGAGGAGGCCACCCTTCGTCTCACACATATATGACGTCAGGTGGGACCCGACAGAAGTGGTGGGGGGTTCGGTCGTCTACTTGCACGATTGCTCCTCCTGCGGCGAGGCCTATATATTCTCCACCCCTAGCCTTCCTCGAAGGCTCGGGCCATAGAGAGGAAATCGGCTCTACCCTGGGGAAAAATTAAGAAGCGCTTTTGTGATAGGAGAGGAAAAATTCACAAGGATCTCTCACGTCAACTCATCCAAAAAAAGTCACTCCAATGGCGGCTTCAGTCGACAATCGCCAGTATTCCCACCTCGAGCCCTCCATGAACGGCGTCGTTGTCCGCACCTTCAAGCCCGGCCCGACCCACCGGCCCGACTCCCCCATCAGGGCCCGCAACTTCCCGCCGACCAAGCCTGCCCACTTCGCCGACTCGTCTAGCGAGGACGAGGACAGCGAGGCGGAGGAGGGGACCGCCTACAAGGAGCTCATCAAGAAGGGCAACGCCGAGGTCGAGTCCTCCGTCCGCGACCCGCGGGACGAGGGCACGGCGGACCGCTGGATCGAGCGCAACCCCACTATGGTCCGCCTCACTGGGAAGCACCCCTTCAACGCCGAGCCGCCGCTGGCCCGGCTCATGCACCACGGCTTCATCACCCCGGTCCCGCTCCACTACGTCCGCAACCACGGTCCCGTCCCCCGCGCCTCGTGGCAGGACTGGACCGTGGAGGTCACCGGCCTCGTGAAGCGTCCCGCCCGGTTCACCATGGACCAGCTGGTGACCGAGTTCGCGAGCCGCGAGTTCCCGGTCACCCTTGTGTGCGCGGGCAACCGCCGCAAGGAGCAGAACATGGTGAAGCAGACCGTCGGGTTCAACTGGGGCCCCGCCGGGGTATCCACCTCGGTTTGGCGGGGGGTCCCGCTCCGCGACGTGCTGCGGCGGTGCGGGATCATGGGCCGCCGGGGCGGGGCCCTCAATGTGTGCTTCGAGGGGGCGGAGGACCTCCCCGGAGGCGGCGGGTCCAAGTACGGGACGAGCTTGCGGAGGGAGGTTGCGATGGACCCCTCCCGGGACATCATCTTAGCGTACATGCAGAACGGGGAGGTCTTGTCGCCGGACCATGGGTTCCCGGTGCGGATGGTGATCCCGGGGTTCATCGGCGGGCGGATGGTCAAGTGGGTGAGGCGGATTATGGTAACGACGCAGGAGTCGGAGAGCTACTACCACTACAAGGATAATAGGGTCCTTCCTTCTCGCGTGGACGCCGAGCTCGCCAATGCCGAAGGTACGGTGTTGAGATCCGCCACGATGCTTCCAATCTTAGCTCCAACATCTCTAAAAATGATTCTACGGGGGAATAGATTAAACTATTTGCTTGACGAGATAGACAGGGAATCtcttcttatttatttgttcatttatttattatgacGCAATAGCTGAAAATACGTGGGAGAGAACGATTATTCTCTCTAGAAAATTCAGTTTGTGTGTTAATCAAAGTCAATTTCTGGGGAGGTCTATTCATTCTCTCGATAGTCTTCGTTTCCATTGCGGTTGGTGGGGTTTATAAATAGTAGTTTCGATTTGGACGTTGGGATTGTGATCCACCTTTGGCTTTGTATCAGTTGGTCTCTTTCCGATATCGAGGTTAAAAGTCGTGGTAATTTTTAAAGACAAATTCTTTGATTTAATTAATCGTTTTGGTCACGAGTTTGTGGAGAGTTTGAGGATGTGGTGGGTTTTtttgtgttcattttttttttgtcgtttggACAGCATGGTGGTACAAGCCGGAGTACATCATAAACGAGCTGAACATCAACTCGGTGATAACCACGCCGGGCCATGAGGAGGTATTGCCCATCAACTCGTGGACGACTCAGAGGCCCTACACGTTGAGGGGCTACGCATACTCCGGTGAGCCTTCTGGAATAATTTCTCGGTCACTAGGCTTGACAGAAACCTTTTGtttgcactctctctctctctctagctattTCCCTCGCATGAGTACAAAAATCGATCTTTGATGCGTGCAAAGATGGGTGCTGTCCAATGAGGTCCCGATCTAGGTCCATCCGCATTCGATGTATCATGGTTGTTAAGTCATCTTTGTATATAGAGATCAGGAGCTCGCATGATCAACGATTCAGAAGAATTTGTTCTATATGATTCGTAAAGCACGAGATAATTTTCGGTACTAGGCACAACCTTGCACCATGACTTCAAAAAGTGATTACTCGgcggatttttattttatcttattttgaaaaaaactgtCGGTTAGCTGTTTAGCATGACTGAAATAATTATGGGGTTCGGATTCACATGTAAATaaagttttgtttttggtttcgTTGGAGAGAAGTAAAAGGATGACAAGAAATATGGTACACACGAGGAAAATATCTGGGGTTTGACGTCGGACATCTTTGTCAAATTGGACTTGTGTGTAGGAGGAGGGAAGAAGGTGACACGTGTGGAGGTGACGATGGACGGCGGCGACACGTGGCAGGTGTGCGCGCTGGACCACCCGGAGAAGCCGAGCAGGTACGGCAAGTACTGGTGCTGGTGCTTCTGGTCGCTCGAGGTGGAGCTGCTGGACCTGGTCGGGGCCAAGGAGATCGCCGTCCGCGCCTGGGACGAGTCCCTCAACACCCAACCCGAGAAGCTCATTTGGAACGTCATGGTGCGTTTAAGGACTTAATTAACTTGTGAATTTTTTCTAGGTTTGCCTCTTTAAAAGTTGTCTCGCTTTCCCTAGTAATTTGAACGGGACCGTACATAAGATATATTCAGATAGGGACAGGTGGGTTGGTCCGTGTTGGCTTGGTCTCAACGGACAAGAATTCTCATGGATCTTTGCTGGAAACAGGGTATGATGAACAATTGCTGGTTCCGAGTGAAGACCAACGTGTGCCGACCGCACAAGGGCGAGATCGGGATTGTCTTCGAGCACCCAATCCAACCGGGAAACCAATCCGGCGGTTGGATGGCCCGGGAGAAGCACCTCGAGCAGTCGGCCGACCAAACCCTGAAGAAGAGCGTCTCTTCGCCCTTCATGAACACTGCCGCGAATATGATCTCCGAGTCTGAGGTCAAGAAGCACAACTCGGCTGACTCGGCGTGGATCATCGTCCACGGCCACGTCTACGATTGCACGAGGTTCTTGAAGGACCACCCCGGCGGCACTGACAGCATCCTCATCAATGCCGGTACCGACTGCACCGAGGAGTTTGACGCCATCCACTCTGACAAGGCCAAGAAGCTCCTCGAGGAATACCGCATCGGTGAGCTGATAACCACCGGCTACACATCTGACTCCACCATGTCCTCACCGAACAACTCCACGCACGGGTCCTCGAACTTCACCCACCTGGCCCCAATCAAGGAAATTGCGCCCTCTCGCCCCGTTGCCCTCGTCCCGCGCGAGAAAATCCGGTGCAAACTAGTCGAGAAGACGGCCATCTCGCACAACGTCCGCATATTCCGGTTTTCTCTCCCGTCCGAGGACCAGGTGCTTGGGTTGCCCGTGGGGAAGCACATATTCCTATGTGCCACCATCGAGGGCAAGCTCTGCATGAGGGCGTACACGCCGACGAGTGGAGTGGACGAGGTCGGCTACTTCGAGCTCGTGGTCAAAATCTACTTCAAGAACGAGCACCCGAAATTTCCTAATGGTGGGCTAATGTCACAATATTTGGAGTCACTCCCCTTAGGCTCGTTCCTTGACGTGAAGGGTCCGTTAGGGCACATTGAATACACCGGACGTGGCAACTTCTTAGTGCATGGCAAGCCCAAGTTTGCCAAGAAGCTGGCCATGCTGGCCGGCGGGACGGGCATAACTCCGATTTATCAAGTGATCCAAGCGATCTTGAAGGACCCTGAGGACGAGACCGAGATGTACGTCGTCTACGCAAACCGGACCGAGGACGATATTCTTTTGAGGGAAGAGCTTGACGGGTGGTCGAAGAAGCACGACCGGTTGAAGGTGTGGCACGTGGTCCAAGAGTCGATTCGAGAAGGTTGGCAGTACAGCACTGGGTTCGTTACCGATGGTGTTTTGAGAGAGCACGTCCCCGAAGGATCGGAGGACACACTGGCGCTGGCCTGCGGCCCGCCACCGATGATTCAGTTCGCAGTGCAGCCCAACTTGGAGAAGATGAATTACGAAGTCAAGAATTCATTGCTATTGTTTTAGGAGAGGCAGAGGTGTATACATATGTAGAGAGAGATTGTTGAAAGAACGTAAATATACTAGCGTTATATTCTACCACGTGCTATTTGTGGGTTCATCTCTTGTATGCGTCCTATGTATTATTGTGAGAAATAATAAGATGAGTGTCCAAGTGACGGTTCTTTTACTTTGCGGCCCTTTTAAATGACCTTTACCTTtcgtttttttaatattatattcgGTGATGAATTTATGTAAgttataggaaaaaaaaaaaaaacggctaGCCTAACAGTTAGGACCATtggatctcccaatcaatgagtgtttcgTACAAAACAAACAGTGATAGTGTATAAATTTACTGTTAAAATTGTATCGTCCCTGACAGTAATGTCATGGAAGCATTTCCCAAAAACAAAGGACAAAATCTGCGGGGTCATATTTGTGGCCGGGACCAATTAGGTTATTTACATTTCCTCTGTATAGTGATTATTTTCAGTCGACTTTGTTCTAGTTGCGTAACTCAATTTTACggtttttttaaagttatttctTGTATATTGGACTGTCATTTTCCCTAACGGTCCCTCTATTACGGTTTCCTAATCCCATGTCCTCAGTAATCACGTCTTGTACTTCCTAGATTTTAAAATCCTTTAAAGGGTTCAAAGAAGGGACGGTCGCCTGCCAATTCGACATTGTCATTTACCTTAAAAAGTAAACTAGATTTGGAGGACCCCACGATTTGCGCATCGTATTATTTACTAAAACTATCGGGAATTGAATCTCACGGATCTATCTGACCGGTGCTTTATGTTTCTGGCGACGAAGCTCTCGACGGGCCACGACTTTGGATTAGGTGAATCGAGTTGATCGATAGACGCCAAATAAAACCGGCGATTTCCAGTGTTGGAACAGCTCGCATGAACGGAGTGGTCGAGATTCGACAGAGAGAACGAGGGGCTTCCACAGCACAAATAATGGATCACCACACATCCAGAGTTGGGGGACGAGTAGGGGACGACTACCGCCGCGTCGGAAGAGGAGGGACGCCACCTTTTGCAGCGAGCCAGGGGCGCAAGAAAGAAACCACGTGCATGGCTTGGCCtcttgcgctctctctctctctctctctctctcttttgctgcTTGGTGCATGGTAAGGGTCGTTTCATCGCCGCGCGCAAACCTTAATCATTCATTCGATCATCTCCTTTTTCCTCtgtcttttctctccttttactATTAATACGACGTACATATGCCACTAGTCAAACCTTCCCCTCGCCCACGGAATCGACGATACCAAGTCCCTCACGTCTCCAAAGGATTAACCTTAAGCCCGTCTCCTTGGACTAAGGAATAttcaaaagataaagacatgTCCCGAGGTCTCTTCTAAGACGTCACCTTGACCCCGAGAATGCTTAATCCATCTTCTCTCTACCGGTCACGTCATGGTTGCTGAAAGTCTCATCACCCTTTTTTCAGGGAAAAGGAATAGGGAGATGGCTAAATAATTAAATACATGTTAGTTGGTAGGTGTAATATGCAATAAACTATTCCGAAGGGATTGGAAATGAATACGAAAGAGACAGGGCGGATACTAGGTTAATTCACAAGTGCATTAGCTGGAGTCACTCTGCCATTAGCTGTGGAAGGCTTATTCTAATAATTAAAAGATGCACTAATTGAAAAAAGATTCGATGGTCGGATTGCAACATGTTTACTTGCCAAGTGGCTATAAAAAATGAACCATTAATGTTGGATTTACGATTTAATTTTCGAATTCGGGATGCTCCCGATCACTCAAAACACGGCCATGACACTTTACTtgcaaaattcaaattgaactATTGGATGGTTTTGGGCATCTTTCATCCCAAATGTTAGTTCAAATGATGAGATTTGCCTTCACACTCATAAACCGACTACCAATCACTTCCATGACCAACCGAGATAAACCCCAACAATCTCACCTTTATACATCGAGCTTAGGTCAGAGCAGCAATAATCCTCTCCGAGTGTTTGATAACCTGCCTTTGATACTAGTGTTTGGTAATCTTAAACATCTCTCATCCCAAAAACTAATTCAAAAGGTGAGGCTTTTCCTCACACATGTAAACTAATCATTAGCCTCTTGATAAACCCCAACATGAActctaatttattttatttactagcGATCCATCGTGCTTTCATATGGTTGGTTAAACTATTTTACTATTTCCAGTTGATGAGATCGCAGTTCTATTTTTTGTATACTCTAATTGggaaaaagtacattagaagtgccataacttacgtacggcgttcacttgagcgccataattttcaaaacgtttacttaagtgccataacttttaaaaatcgttcacttgagtgctacggtaaTTTTTCCGACATGCTACGTCCGCTTTTccagcatccacgtcaacatggcactcaagtgaacgatttttgaaagttatgacacttaagtaaatattttgaaagttatgacacttaagtgaacgtcgtacaaaagttatagcacttctagtgtacttttcccctctaATTGCCCTTTATAGTAATTTAAATTACAAATAGATTTCCATTTTAACATAGAAATTTTGGAAGGAACAATTCGATCATTTGTCGAGGTAAATATATGTAGCGAGCATGTTATGGATTGGACTGAACAATTTTAGGTAGTTGCCAAAAAACGTCCTTGAGAAGCATCGATCATGATGGTACAAGAGATGCGGGAGTTATCGGCATTTACTTAGGCTCAGGttgtttcacgaaaatatttcaggaaatattttttggatcttTCGGCATTtgatttctagaaaaaaaaaattagtaaagaaaaacattttctaccaatgaaaaaagtacctcaaaagttcaagaaataatttcctctatttgaaaagaggaaatcagTTTCCCTCCTCTTTTCTCCCCAcacttcttcactttttttttttttttaattattaattattttttaatttttatctttatttttgaattcttaaaaaatctttgatcttttcttttcttttctttttatttcatctGTTGGTCACCGACTATGGAGGCAGTTGGCGAACGACCATAGGCGAGGTTGAGCTCGCCCGAGGCTAGCGAGGTTCGTCCTTCGCCTATGGTCGGTCACTCGcgtaaggaaaaagaaaagaaaaaaagaaaggaaaggaaaaaatttaaaatttaaaataaagaataatgacaaagatttggaaatttaaaaataaaattaaaaagattatccatgttagcgccgaccggtagaggaagaaagaaagtcaaaaataaaaaattatgaaaaaatctggaaatttaaTAAAGAATTACAACAAATTATCAATGTTAGTGCCGACTATGCCACGTAAGAAGGTTGggtccacatcaacaatttcgaCAAAACGATGATgcataaaatcaaataaaattttctttatgaaacgatgaaaaatatttttcggttcaTTTTCGGATTTCAgtcaaatatcgaaaaatatttttattttcctgagaaatgattttttgggaaacattttccaaaaatgtcacatttttcgcaaaataaataagCCTTacaattggaccaaaaaaaaaataataataagccTTACAGACAAGATAAATCATATTTACTGTGCATGCATCACAATGTGAATCCAAGATAACTCATCAGAGGCAAGTACATAAATCATTATGGGGTTCACGGGCGGCCCTTCTAACAGCCCCCTCAATCTGCCCATGGCTTTTGTTAACTTGGAAAGAGTATGATATCGACAGTATCAAGGTAGCAAAAATGCCAACTTGGTCAACTGGAGGACAATGCAAAAGGAATAATATTATGGGAAATGCTTTCCCAACGCAAAAATACCAACTTGGTTAgggacggtacaatctcaaatgtagatccacacaccatcacgaCGTGTTTTGTGTGAAGCATTTCTTGATTTGAGATCGCgtagtcagaaataaccgataatACTATCAACTTGTTAAGCTAGTAGCTTCCTAATATTAATATCCCTCTCGACGCATAAAATTAGTAGTTACTAGTTAACTACATCGGCCGTTATCCTTGGGTtttggcatatatatatatatatcattgaAAGATGAAAGGGAAGGCGAAATATTGATTACATAAGAAGCAAGGGGAAATTCTATTTCGATAGAGATAATCATGCATCATCAGTCTTTGTTTAGAATTTCGGCCCAATTCCTAATTAAAGGaatagcatgaaaaaaaaaaaaaaaagacggaaGGGAAAAGGCCTTGCATATTGTCAATCGATTCTACTTTCATATCCCTAAAACCATTgcgaatttttcaattttgacttAAGTTTATGTAACTacataaatttgaaaatgcagCAATATCATCAGCCATTTGTTCAAATCGCTAAAGATGAGCTCATTGATGCGACCGCCGTTTGTCAATGTTTTCCTGTATCATCAGATAGCGGAAATAAAGCCCGATTGGTTTTGAGGACTACCATGTCTAGAAAACCGACaacttggaaaacattttccttgaaacaatTGATTTATCGCTTGCAAAAATAACAAACTAAGAAAATGTGCAGGCATAAATTGTTTTTCATGATTGAAACATTCTGGGTGGAGTGtcggaaaaatcctaaacctattgtattggtgccaatttcaTCACacactttttaattgtgtcaatttaatcctaaatattttgacctaAAGCCAATTCAGTCactccggctaattttggttgggtattgctaatgtggacgtcGGCTGGCCTACATGGTACGACTAacattgacgtggacatttaatgataatttagtaattttcaattttttttttacacttttaccTCCGTTAACTAATCATACCGAGCGATACAAGCTATCATTTTAAAGGAAATTTCCTGAAATCActttttttcgcaaaataaataaatcttgaATTCATAATGTTATCATGCGTCCATCGATTTGATTCATTGCATGCTGCTTCCCTCGTCTTAATCAGATGATGAAGTTTCTGGTCCAGCTGGATCACGTTCTTTTACAAGTCAAAGCACAAAAATGCAAAGGGCCTTCCTAATTTCCAGCCTGCATCGTCCTCGTCCATAAAACTAGAAGGCACGTGAGTTTGACTAAGCACACAGGAAGATTAAAAGCAGTAAAGCATCATGAATTCAGGCGGACTTTCAAGCAGCACGCTTGTGGAAAAACCATGGATGCCTTGAGAGCCGCCCAAACAGTGGCCGTACTTTGGATGGGTGTTTCCGGGCACCTTTGATCCGATGCACGACAAAATCTCCGCGTCTTGCCTTCGCCGTTGGATGCGAGAGATTGCGACTCCGGCCAGAGGATGGCAATTCGCGCTCCTCGCCGTCGGATCAAGAACTTCTACTGTCGTACCCAAATTTGCTGTCTAAAATACCTATAACACGGTACAATGACTCGTTAtggcgaaaaataaaaatggacagGAGCATACATAACAAGCACTCACCCATGTGCTCGCATATAACTAGCGTATCGAAAGCAAATAGGTTTAGGCCTAGCTGGATTATTAGAAACCATTAGCTGCTTGCTTACCGGACTTATAAAAACCTGCTTGCCAAATAAAATATCAGCGGAACACTTTTGTCGATGCTTAGTCCCATGGGATTGGTGTGAAAAATTCACGAATTAATTCGTGTAGGATACTCTTGTATCATATCCTAAGTCATATCCGGGCTACCACACAAGCCCTGTATTAAATGTGGCATACCCGCTGTGTCAGACTCATTGGCCCGAGACCATTCTTAAGTCCCCAAGATGTAAAAGAGCAATGTGATTAGTGTGACTCAACCATataagttattaaaaaaaaaaaaacagaaacctTTTTGGGCTCAAACCTGGCCCGAACCCATATTTTCAGGAAACCCCATAACCCGGATCCAGATCCAGTAACTTCATGGGCCGATAAGGCCTCGTTTTCTTCTTAACGTCACTGGGCCTGTAGtcagtgccctcattttttccctttcgttttttctttttaaaaatcgAGAGACATAAAAGCAAGCTAGCGGCCTCCTATTTCAAGCTCAGAAAGCtcggccgaagaagaagaagatggcacAGACGCTGGCGACGCCCGTCGCACCGCCGCTCTATCTCATCTGCAACCGCGGAGGAAGCTCCGTCTCTCCCTTCTCCACTCTCTCTTTCCCCATCGCCACCCCTCCCTgggtaattttccttttctccttttctcttctgccttcttttctttgctgaGGGGTTGTTCTCGTCGTGCTCTCTTGCGGGCTTTAGCTTTGGAATTCTTCGCGCTCGGTTTCATATTCGTTCAAATCCCTGAAGGATCGACTGAAACATGAACATTCCAGCCTTCCATGGGattcattttctaatgatcgtctTTGAATTAAGCTAACGGGAGGGTTTCACGAAGTTCtctgaataatttctaaaacagGGAAGGGCTGATGCATTAGCGACGTGCCGACTTATTTTAGTCTAAATTCCTTTCTTTCGTCAGAGCTGGTTTCTCACAGCTTAAGCGAGATTAGGATCGTATACTTGGTTGCAATGTGAGCTTAGGGCGCTAACCttacttaaaattttgagtacATTGCGCTTCGATTGTATGAATTGGATGGGGTTACAGgtatttgttttgtttcgaTATGCTTGAGCGGAAGATTGGCCTtgtgttcttgttcttttgctCTCTCGCATTTCTGGATAGCGAAACAGATGCTATCACCCTCTTGTGGAAAGGTGTCATTCAGGCTGGTTTCATGTTTCATCTGTAGCTCCAAGGCCTAAGCATCCGATGCACTCGTGTTGGAGGTGCGGAAATCCTGAATAATTAGCATGTCGAGTACTCTCTCCAATACATCCACGGCATAGGCTGAACCCGAGCTCGCCAAATACTTCGCAAGAGCGAGAAACATTCAACGCAATCACTAAGCATTTGTGTAGAACGATATATGTGTAGAACGATTTTATATATGCCATGAAATTATTTCATATTTAGCTTTATAATCTTTAACAgtacgattttcttttttgaagtttcCTCTGTGGCTTTATTAGGTTAAAATAGGAAGAAGATATAAATGCCAAACTTGTCTTCCCACACAAGTAACCGATCATGTCATCATCGACGAACTCAGCTGCTGCCGGTACATCACAAGAGGAAAGCTTCCTTCCGCCTTCCCTCCCGGTCCCCGCCGCTGATCCTGCCTCAACGTCCTCCTCCCTCGGTGGTGGCATGACTCAGGCCTTTCGTTTCTCCTCCGGGAACCCTAGGATCGAAGAGACTTGCGGCGTCATGCACCTCTTCCCCGATGATgccgtctcctcctcctctcccgaTCTCCCGGTAATCCAGGCATTCTCTACGAGCTCGGatcatttgaaatattctaAGATTTGTTGCATGGAATGATTCTGAATGTGTCTTCGTTTGCTTAGTTCCATGATTCTGTTGGGGAAGTTGTGCTGATATAGGAACTGTGGATTGAGCTTGCCCTCGATGATTGCATAGGAGTTTGAGTTTCTGCTTGAGTTGTGGTGGTGGATTGGTGTTGTTAGCATATTTAGTGCAATGCCCGCTTTTGTGGGCTTTACTTTTCTTTAGTGCAATTTTTTGCTCTGTCGTTCTCTGCGAGTTAATTGAACAAGGAATGTTTTGCTCTACAAGTCAATTGGACAAATGAGTAGTGTCAGACTTGTTGGCGAGATGTGTCGGTATAACATTGTTGTGCTTTTTGTCCAGGTTGGACGACAGCCTCTAGTTTGTGTGTTC from Rhodamnia argentea isolate NSW1041297 chromosome 2, ASM2092103v1, whole genome shotgun sequence encodes the following:
- the LOC115740125 gene encoding nitrate reductase [NADH]: MAASVDNRQYSHLEPSMNGVVVRTFKPGPTHRPDSPIRARNFPPTKPAHFADSSSEDEDSEAEEGTAYKELIKKGNAEVESSVRDPRDEGTADRWIERNPTMVRLTGKHPFNAEPPLARLMHHGFITPVPLHYVRNHGPVPRASWQDWTVEVTGLVKRPARFTMDQLVTEFASREFPVTLVCAGNRRKEQNMVKQTVGFNWGPAGVSTSVWRGVPLRDVLRRCGIMGRRGGALNVCFEGAEDLPGGGGSKYGTSLRREVAMDPSRDIILAYMQNGEVLSPDHGFPVRMVIPGFIGGRMVKWVRRIMVTTQESESYYHYKDNRVLPSRVDAELANAEAWWYKPEYIINELNINSVITTPGHEEVLPINSWTTQRPYTLRGYAYSGGGKKVTRVEVTMDGGDTWQVCALDHPEKPSRYGKYWCWCFWSLEVELLDLVGAKEIAVRAWDESLNTQPEKLIWNVMGMMNNCWFRVKTNVCRPHKGEIGIVFEHPIQPGNQSGGWMAREKHLEQSADQTLKKSVSSPFMNTAANMISESEVKKHNSADSAWIIVHGHVYDCTRFLKDHPGGTDSILINAGTDCTEEFDAIHSDKAKKLLEEYRIGELITTGYTSDSTMSSPNNSTHGSSNFTHLAPIKEIAPSRPVALVPREKIRCKLVEKTAISHNVRIFRFSLPSEDQVLGLPVGKHIFLCATIEGKLCMRAYTPTSGVDEVGYFELVVKIYFKNEHPKFPNGGLMSQYLESLPLGSFLDVKGPLGHIEYTGRGNFLVHGKPKFAKKLAMLAGGTGITPIYQVIQAILKDPEDETEMYVVYANRTEDDILLREELDGWSKKHDRLKVWHVVQESIREGWQYSTGFVTDGVLREHVPEGSEDTLALACGPPPMIQFAVQPNLEKMNYEVKNSLLLF